In Humulus lupulus chromosome 6, drHumLupu1.1, whole genome shotgun sequence, a single genomic region encodes these proteins:
- the LOC133783442 gene encoding uncharacterized protein LOC133783442, with protein sequence MADVIAQSHGGDGGGCDPPRGPADIPADCERAPPSKRGRHKGLNTREKREQLGRPLPLEWDVRGRTYKEIGEYSSNFSRELGLLVRQYTDPDCPQWSKVPNASKERILAHLEDDLFDIGRTRYGEGHMPGILRGIDTSCAKKYSDWKYDIKEHLTINGPQNRYGGCTDTQWQKAIDFFRRPEITKRSVVNKENRKKLKELSYGGSQSIPALRYKKRNLETGQLESIPDSWMDTHHKSGTGWVTETAKNTWEELRAYRDTQQTQATDTESSTPVSSAPEDEDISLVQNVFGKRRGHQKGYGRILNIRDRTPFDFRPSQTRDEELSEMRERLRQLEEHVRTHCITPGSQSAPPPPPDDPDVGAPTQ encoded by the exons atggctgatgttattgctcaatctcacgggggtgatggtggaggatgcgatcctccacgtggaccggcagatatcccagctgattgtgaacgag cgcctccaagtaaacgtggacgccataagggattgaacacgcgggaaaagagggaacagttggggcgtcctctccctctcgagtgggatgtgcgggggagaacatataaagagatcggagagtacagctcaaatttctcaagagagctcggattacttgttcgacagtacacagatccggactgtcctcaatggtcaaaagtaccaaatgcctcgaaagaaagaatacttgcacatttggaa gatgatttgtttgatattgggcgtactagatatggagaagggcatatgcctgggatcttgagaggcattgatacttcgtgtgctaaaaagtattctgactggaagtacgatattaaagagcacttaacgattaatgggccacaaaatcgttatggtggttgcacggatacgcagtggcaaaaagcaattgattttttccgtcgcccagaaattacg aaacgttctgtggtcaacaaggaaaatagaaagaaattgaaagagcttagctatggaggttctcagtcaatcccagccttacgctataaaaag cgcaatttagagactgggcaacttgagtccatcccggatagctggatggatactcaccataaatcaggcacagggtgggtgacagagacagcaaaaaatacttgg gaggaattgcgtgcataccgcgacacacagcagacacaggcaactgatactgagagttccacaccagtttcgagtgcgcctgaagatgaagacatatctttggtacaaaatgtcttcggaaaacgacggggccaccagaaaggatatggacgtatccttaacataagggaccgaactccatttgattttcgtccttcacaaactagagatgaagagttgtctgagatgagagagcgtcttcgacagttagaggagcatgtccggactcattgtatcaccccgggatctcaatctgccccaccaccaccacccgatgatcctgatgttggagcaccgactcagtag